Proteins from one Clostridium cellulovorans 743B genomic window:
- a CDS encoding flagellar basal-body rod protein FlgG — protein sequence MLSLFWNSKSSMNAQQNKLDTISNNIANVNTTGYRALQSNFSDLVYDSYNRLGTPNSGKDTELLIGTGTRLASTIRNDVQGSLLETKVSTEFALDGPGFFKITTADGTEAYTRNGSFKIDSNGDLCDDKGNYLSIEFNGQPVKFNPNNFAVNPDGTITVKEGEAARTVGRIPIFNAIGNDSFSSIADSLYVPKDGVQVYRENNTDILQGYLENSNVDMSKEMTDMIVTQRAFELSSKVLSTGDQMWGIVNNIRGR from the coding sequence ATGTTAAGTCTATTTTGGAATTCAAAAAGTTCAATGAACGCACAACAAAATAAATTAGATACGATTTCAAATAATATAGCTAATGTAAATACAACAGGCTATAGGGCGCTTCAAAGTAACTTCTCTGATTTGGTTTATGATTCATATAACAGATTAGGTACTCCTAACTCAGGTAAGGATACAGAGTTACTTATAGGAACAGGTACTAGGCTTGCAAGTACTATTAGAAATGATGTACAAGGTTCTCTTTTAGAAACCAAGGTAAGTACTGAATTCGCTTTAGATGGTCCAGGATTCTTTAAAATTACTACTGCGGATGGGACAGAAGCTTACACAAGAAATGGTAGCTTTAAAATAGATTCCAACGGAGATCTTTGTGATGATAAAGGAAATTATTTGAGTATAGAATTTAATGGACAACCTGTAAAATTTAATCCGAATAATTTTGCTGTCAATCCAGACGGAACTATTACAGTAAAAGAAGGGGAAGCTGCTAGAACTGTTGGTAGAATACCAATTTTTAATGCTATAGGAAATGATTCTTTTTCGTCAATTGCAGATAGTTTATATGTTCCAAAAGATGGAGTGCAAGTTTATAGAGAAAATAATACAGATATCCTTCAAGGATATTTAGAAAATTCTAATGTTGATATGTCAAAAGAAATGACAGACATGATTGTAACACAAAGAGCTTTTGAATTAAGTTCTAAAGTGTTATCCACAGGAGACCAAATGTGGGGTATTGTTAACAACATAAGAGGTAGATAG
- the flgF gene encoding flagellar basal-body rod protein FlgF, giving the protein MIRALYTSLSGMISKEARMNSISNNLANANTVGYKSDDLILKSFDQVLLENRGKKNGEAHVRNELGGLSLGVELDETYTDYNQGTLESTDSQTDLAILGDGFFTVERNGNKFYTRDGNFSVDPQGYMVNSKGDYLLGNNGNRIYVANGKIDVKDNGVLTVDNGNTKVAYNLDVVDFADKNTLVRNGDNLYSGGNPTAATKFNVKQRALEKSNVNVVNGMIEMMSVYREFETNQKVIQTLDETLGKSVNQLGSVR; this is encoded by the coding sequence ATGATAAGAGCTTTATATACTTCCCTTTCAGGGATGATATCTAAGGAAGCAAGAATGAATTCAATTTCAAATAATCTAGCTAATGCCAATACAGTTGGCTACAAGTCAGATGATCTTATTCTCAAAAGTTTTGACCAAGTACTTTTAGAAAATAGAGGCAAAAAAAATGGTGAAGCTCATGTGAGAAATGAGCTAGGAGGTTTATCTCTAGGTGTTGAACTTGATGAAACATATACAGATTATAATCAAGGAACTTTAGAGAGTACTGATTCACAAACGGATTTAGCTATACTTGGAGACGGTTTTTTCACTGTTGAAAGGAACGGAAATAAGTTCTATACAAGAGATGGTAATTTTTCTGTTGATCCTCAGGGGTATATGGTAAATAGCAAAGGAGATTATTTACTGGGCAATAACGGAAATAGAATTTATGTTGCTAACGGTAAAATCGATGTGAAGGATAATGGGGTTCTTACTGTTGATAATGGTAATACCAAAGTAGCTTATAATTTAGATGTTGTTGATTTTGCTGATAAAAACACACTGGTTAGAAACGGAGACAATCTATATTCAGGTGGAAATCCTACAGCAGCGACAAAATTCAATGTTAAACAAAGGGCTTTAGAAAAGTCAAATGTTAATGTTGTAAATGGTATGATAGAAATGATGAGTGTATATAGAGAATTTGAAACAAATCAAAAAGTTATTCAGACTTTAGATGAGACACTTGGCAAATCAGTGAATCAATTAGGATCTGTAAGATAG